A part of Tachysurus vachellii isolate PV-2020 chromosome 4, HZAU_Pvac_v1, whole genome shotgun sequence genomic DNA contains:
- the gpr27 gene encoding probable G-protein coupled receptor 27, with translation MANASDPGESNKPSLQDYVITASAVKLASLGLIVGVSLLGNMLISLLVIKDRSVHKAPYYFLVDLCLGDVARSASCFPFMMASVARGSKWAYGAMSCKAVAFLSALFCFHAAFMLLGVSVTRYMAIAHHRFYAKRVTLWTCAAVIGVSWILAAAMALPPVFDMNTYRFMHEEEQCMFEQRYARANDTLGFTLMLAVVVGATHAVYVKMLCFVYDHRKMKPAQLIPAVSHNWTFHGPGATGQAAANWIAGFGRGPTPPTLVGIRQVAHSANRRLLVLDEFKMEKRIGKMYYMITLTFLLLWAPYIVLCYAQVLVKDSGMPRAYVSAAVWLTFAQAAANPLICFVFNKELRTRCRACFPCCLTTPTQTPMEPYCVI, from the coding sequence ATGGCCAACGCAAGTGACCCCGGTGAAAGCAACAAGCCCTCGCTTCAGGACTATGTCATCACTGCCTCTGCTGTGAAACTGGCCTCTCTGGGTCTCATTGTAGGGGTCAGCTTGTTGGGAAACATGCTGATCTCACTGTTGGTGATTAAGGATCGTTCTGTTCACAAAGCACCGTATTATTTTCTGGTTGATTTGTGCTTGGGTGACGTTGCAAGATCGGCCTCGTGCTTCCCATTCATGATGGCTTCTGTGGCACGTGGCTCGAAGTGGGCTTACGGAGCTATGAGCTGCAAAGCTGTGGCTTTTCTGTCTGCTCTGTTCTGTTTCCATGCTGCCTTCATGTTGCTCGGTGTGAGTGTCACGCGCTATATGGCGATCGCACACCATCGATTCTATGCCAAACGCGTGACGCTGTGGACGTGTGCTGCCGTCATTGGTGTTTCGTGGATTTTAGCAGCAGCCATGGCCCTGCCACCTGTGTTTGACATGAACACGTACAGATTTATGCATGAGGAGGAGCAGTGCATGTTTGAGCAGCGCTACGCAAGGGCCAACGACACCCTAGGATTCACTCTGATGTTGGCTGTGGTAGTGGGAGCCACACACGCAGTGTATGTCAAGATGCTCTGCTTTGTCTATGACCACCGCAAGATGAAGCCAGCCCAGTTAATCCCAGCTGTCAGCCACAACTGGACTTTTCATGGACCTGGAGCCACAGGTCAAGCAGCTGCTAACTGGATTGCTGGATTTGGACGTGGCCCAACACCTCCCACTCTAGTGGGCATCAGGCAGGTAGCACACAGTGCCAACAGAAGGCTGCTTGTCCTGGATGAGTTCAAGATGGAAAAGCGAATTGGAAAAATGTACTACATGATAACGCTGACTTTCCTGCTGCTCTGGGCACCGTATATTGTCTTGTGCTATGCGCAAGTATTGGTGAAGGATAGTGGCATGCCACGGGCATACGTGAGTGCTGCAGTCTGGCTCACTTTTGCTCAGGCAGCAGCCAATCCActtatttgctttgtttttaacaAGGAGCTCAGGACACGATGCCGAGCCTGCTTCCCTTGCTGCTTGACTACACCTACACAAACACCCATGGAGCCATATTGTGTGATCTAA